The Diceros bicornis minor isolate mBicDic1 chromosome 28, mDicBic1.mat.cur, whole genome shotgun sequence genomic sequence AAAGAAAGCGAGGTTCTGTGAGGTCAAGTCCACACACCCAAACCATTCTACAACATTCCCTCTACTCTGTGTATTTGGTTGAGAAAAACAAGGAGTCAGAAGGTACATGTTGTTCCTCTGCCTCCTCTCACTCATGTCACTGTTCTGTTCCAAAGCTTTATTTAGTCCAAACCTGTCTATAGGGTCTGAGTCCAAAATTCACCACCTGCTGGCCAAAAACTAAAGGTACTTTCCCTCTCCCCATCTATCCCCCCAGAAAAAGTCTCTAAGAACGCAATTTTGAATTTCTACTTGACACAGGGCATTTAATGAGTCTTGCATCTCTGGACAGTTGTATGAAAAATCCAAGTCCTATACTCTTAAGTCTTTTTAAGCCCTCAGTAGGTTGTAGGACTGGGCAAGAGTAACAAACCACTTAACATTTGCCATAGTTCAGTCAAATTAATGATTGGCAGACTTGTGTTCCTCATGAGCACTGTGTGACCACTAGACTCTCAGGACAACTTATAGGATCAATATCTTGGATCCAAATATATCTCAAGATGTTAGGTTTATAGTTCCATCTCTGCTTTTGCCTCTGTGGTATACTGTTGATCCTCTGTGATCTATTTGATGCCATATTCTTGGTTAGAAACCTATCTTCTAATCGTAGTACTTATCCCATGGGAAGAAATGATTAGCTACAGTAACATTACATTCCAATTTCTTTCTGGGAACACTGTGGGGGAAAAGACAAACTGCCTATACAACTTGCCTCTTGGTTTAAGTATGCAGGCTTCTGCAGGTCTAAGCTGACAACAGTCCGTCTCAATACTTTGTACAGTTCACAAAGCACTGCCAATCATTTTATCAGATTAACAATCTAGAAGCCCCAAAAGAGCTAAGCACCTTGTTCAAAGCTACAGTGCTGTAAGCACAAGTGTCAGAACTAGAACCAAATCTCACAAATCTGCTCTTGGTTTTTCCTAAAGAATCTATAGAACTCCAACTGTCTTCCCTAGAGACATACCTTATGGGAAAATAACACTTCTATTCTGTTCCCATAGCTTGATGCAGAGGTACCAAATGTCTTTCCCCAAAGACCTTGTCTTTGGTCCTCATTGAGGTTAGGCTGCCAACCCAGTGAGGAGACAAAGCGATAATGTTCAGAGTGGGATGACTGAAAGCTAAGCCATCAGGATACCCATATGGTGGGAAAACCAAAGGAGGACCATAGACAGAATCTGGTAGAGAAAGTGTCATGGAAAACAAGGGACAGTCAATTCACATCCCAAAAGTGCAAAACTATCTCGTGGCACCAGTTCAAGATGCCCCAGTTTAATTAGCCAATATAATTATCTTGTATCCTTGTAGATTATCTTTGTAGACCAGACCGGGGCCCGGTATAAGTACTAGAACAACCATTACAAATTGGACTCAGTAGATTAGTTTCTCTGCACCACAATTCTCCCTTTGGGCAGGGTATCACGGTACTGATCCCAGAAGCACTGAGTGAGTATGCTGGTACCTGATGAAGAGGATACTCTATACCTGGACAAAACTATGCAATCATCTGAAAAACTGTAAGCAGGAGAGGATGTTTAGTTTAGGAAAAAACACATCCAATAGTAGaattttatattagaaaaaagctatttttttttttaataatacaagTTACATAAAGGAAAAGTGGACATACTTGTAAGTGAACCTCAACCAGAGCATGAAGGTTTGGGATTTTCAGATGTGTCAAAAGAACATCCACCTCCAGACAGAGATTTTATCTTTCTGCAACCCTAAGATTTTTAGAGGGCACCCCAGTCCAGTCCTTGATCAGGAAAGACGGTTCTGCAGGCCTAGCCTTACCATCCACATCAAACCCAGGATGCCACACTCTCCACAGCTGGAGCTCCATCAGGCTGCTCACTCTCCGCTGCAGTCCTATCCAGTGACACTGCAGACATGTAGCCAGGCAGCAGTATCACACCAATGTTAATCAGGAGAGGAAGACGGTGCAATCTTACTTCCGGGATTTCACATTTGGAAACGTGCCCAAGGCCCTTCCCATGAAAAGAAGCAGGCACAGGGGCCAGGACACAGGCTCCATTTTCACCCAATGTTTATTGTCCTTTTACAACATGTCATTTTTGGTTTAGAAACTGCTTGTGATTAGTTTTCCAACATTAACTCAAAAGCATGTAAAATAAAATCAACCTACTCACTATATAAACAACCAGCAACTGTGGCTCTTTACCCTCCTTTCCAGGTTGGataggggaagaagggagggctTGGGCAGCATTTAGTGAAGTGTAGATGCTTCACTGTGGGGAGTGGCGATAGTGCCTTGGTTCATACCCACAGGTCCCCTGCACTGTCCCAAACTACAACAGAAATGGTGTAGGCCCAAGGCCCAATTCCCTTTTGGTAATTCACTCTCCGCCTCCCAAATGAAAATCGCTTTTATTTTATcgcttttgttttgtattttttttttcaacagaaACCCCCTTGTCCAGAGTCTGACTGTAGCTGAACTGTTCAGACTAAGAAATGGAGCAGGCCATGAGAACACCCCTGGTCCCTCCTGGGCAAGCATCCCCACCCTTAGGGAACAAGGTCCAGCCAGGCCAGCTTGCTGCACGCTGGCCACCACCACTTAGCCATACAGGTCATCATCATTGTCTTCCGTGTACACACTGCCACCTGTGCCACCTCCACTGCCCTGACTGGGACCAGCTCCACCTTGGTTTCCTGAAGGGAATCTGTGTGCACAAGAGCAGAGCCAAAAAAGAGGGTTAGGACAGAGCCTGCTCAGGATTTTCACAACTATCCCTTCTAGCCTCCTTAGGACTCCCACTACCTTGGTTGTATAGTTCCCCAAGACAACTTAAACACTGTCCACTGCAACCTAGTTACCTGAAGCTGCCAAAGCCCCGACTCTGCTGAAGGGTCTGAGCAAACATCTCGTATTTCCGGATGTCATTGTCACTGACAGATCGGCGGGCAAAGCGCATGGCTTCCTCAAAGTGATCTCGGCGGATCTCAGGCACTGGATCATCCTCTTCTACCTCCTGTGGCGTTGGTAAACACAGACTATCAGGGCTAGTTAAAGTCCAGCCTGGATTCCTTCTCTGGCCTCCCTGCCCACCATTACTACAGTAGCTTATtggtctccctccctctccaatcCAACCTAAGTTgccaggccaatcttcctaaaattgAGTCACTGCCCTGCTTAAAAACCTGTCAATGCATTCTGGGAAATGCAAAACTGTAGGGACAGAAATtacatcagtggttgccaggggctcagGGTGGGAAAAAGAAACTGACTAAAGTagcatgagggaactttttgggACGACAGACATTTCTGTGTCTCAACTATGATAGCAGTTATAGActtatatacatttgtcaaaaagcATGGAAATAGTACACTTAAAAACGATGAATTTTACTATACgtaaattatagctcaataaaccTGAACTTTAAGATGAAAATGTCAATGGCTCTCAGTGCTTACCACATCTGCATTACATTTACCTAGTGGCCTCACTTCCAGTAACATACACCCTCTTAAATCTACCCAGGTTTTCCCAATTCCCGCAATCCTACTTCTCAAGTAGATTATTTGGGCTGCTTATTTCTTTTATCAAAATTCTACTCTCCCTTCATAGTCCAGCTCAAACCCTATCTCTTTCACTGGGAAACCACTCCAATTGCTGTAACTTATGACATTGCTCCCTAGGATTAGTTTAGCAGTAGTTTTTCAACTTTTATGAGAGGGAGAAGGGATGTTACAGACCCCTCCATCCTTTAAGTCAGTCTCTACCGTTGTGCCATGATACAACGAGAAACAAGCGAGATGATATAGATTACCTACCTATCTTTATGgagcttacacacacacacacacacacaaatgctgcATTTAATTTCAGGAGGTCTACCGACCACCAGATAGGTCCTTGGATCCCAGATTCTAAGCCCTGCTCTATTTGTTTATCTATACAATCACACTTTGATTGCCCTCATGGAGTCCAGTTCAGACTGAGCATATAGTCTTCCCATCTCTTCTCAGCCTTTATAATTCCAGACTAAAGGGGTTAATCCCCAGCGTTCTTTCTCTCTGACGCCCTGCTAAACCTCCAAAACCTTACACTCTTAACTCTAGGGCATGGTGGAGACTGTTGCCTGGCTCCCCATGACTGTCACATTTAAGGAAAGGATGCCTACTCACCATGGCATTGGTCTGCCTCTCCCGTTCTCGCCTAATTTCACTCTCGATGGATTCACGGATGGCCAGCTTGCAGGCACGTTGGCAAATCTCTGTCAGGTCAGCTCCCGAGAAGCCATTAGTCATCTTAGCCAGGAATTCTAAATCTACATCCTAAAAGAAGCAACAGAGCTACCTTAGCATTTAGCCTCTTCTGCCCCGTGAAACACAGATCTTGAGCCACCCAAGCACTCCCAATTCTAGTTGGTCCCACTTTTGCCACATTATTTTACTTCCAATTCTAGATTATCCTAATATCCCCAAATCTTCCATGTTCCCTTTATACCCTAACTCCAGAAATCCCCAATGGAATCTTGTCCAGGAACCAAAGAGGACTCCACACTAGCCCAAGGACTCAAAAAAGCCCCCGTGGCCCAAGACCTTGCACCTGCCTTGGCAACTGGGGACTTGCGCAGATTGGCCTTGAGGATGGCAACACGGGACTTCTCATCAGGGAGCGGGATGTAGATGAGCTGATCAAGGCGGCCAGGTCGCAGAATGGCAGGATCAATGATGTCAGGCCGGTTGGTAGCGCCAATGATAAAGACATTCTTTTTTGTGGACATGCCATCCATTTCTGTCAAGATCTGGTTGATGACTCGGTCAGCAGCCCCACCACCATCTCCAATGTTACCACCACGGGCCTTGGCAATCGAATCCAGCTCATCAAAGAATAGTACACAGGGGGCAGCTTGGCGGGCCTGTGGGAGGAACAGATGGACTCAAGTATTAGCACAACTGGTCGCTCACAcctgagaaggaaaggaaaataaagtgaCCTTCACTGCCCCAGCTGAGCTGCCAGACGAGACGGCTTTAACTGTCCCAAAGAAACAACCTCTATCCCTACCTTGCCCCCAAACAAGTGAATAGATAGCCCAGCCCCTCCCTTGTAGCTTACCTTGTCAAAGATTTCCCTGACATTGGCCTCAGACTCTCCAAACCACATGGTGAGCAGCTCAGGACCCTTGATGGAGATGAAGTTGGCCTGGCACTCATTAGCAATGGCTTTGGCCAGCAAGGTTTTCCCACAGCCTGGAGGTCCGTAGAACAACACTCCCTTGGAGGGTGTCATGCCAAACTTGAGGAATTTGTCTGGGTGCTCTACAGGAtactaagaggaaaagaaaagagggttCAGGGATACTGGCATAGTCTGAAAGAAACCTAACCAAACAGAAGCATTCCCCCCCTACCCCATCACTCCATGGTTTAAGATCCAGGTTCCCTAGAAGCAGGGTCCTTAGCACCTCCAACCTGAGAATACCAAGTTCCTGAATTATGCTCTCACAATTCCTGCAATGAATCTGCCAACACCCTAAGACCACTCAGTTCAATTTCAATGTACTGAGGCAATGACTTACCCTGGACCAAGCTACCCTACCTGGACCAGCTCCTGAAGCTCACGTTTCACATCCTCCAGGCCCCCAATGTCCTCCCAGGTCACCTGTGGCACCTCCACCACAGTTTCCCTCAGTGCTGATGGGTTGCTTTGGCTCAGGGCccactagaaaaggaagaaacactGGGGATGAGACTTGCCATGGGAGAGGTCAAAGTACACGTGTGCGTACCTGACATGGGGGTGTGGTCCTTACCCGGAAGTCATCCATAGTAACCGCCAGGGAGTTCATGACCTCGGCATCGATGGTCTCGTCCTCTAGATCAATGAGATCCATCTTCTTGCGGATGGCCTGCAGAGCAGCCTCCGAGCACAGGGCTGCTAAGTCAGCACCCACATGCCCGTGAGTCTCATTGGCTACCTGCAGAGAGATCTACTTACTATCCCGTCTCTAAGACACAGCCGTCTTAGGAGGCTCAGAGACAACAGAATCCTGGCCCCTTCCCCTGACTCCTATCTCTGGGTCCTCCCATTTCCCTGAACACATACTAGCAGTCCTTTCACTGGCTGTGTTTTAAGTATTCAAACCTGGACTTGGGGCCTGGCAATAAAGCTGCCCCCCAAATTCTGGTTTACTCTAATGCAGTGTCAACTAAGAAAGATGCCAAATCCACTTTCCTGGATTCAATCTCAGATCACTTCCTTTCCCCTACCCAGGAATCAAAATCAATCTCCTTACATCTTAAGCCTATGTTCCTAGCCAGTTCCCTTCAACTGCCTGGAAACAGACATCCTAACTCCTGGTCAGCCCTCATCACCACCCCACCTGTTCCAGGTCCACATCATCTGCCAGCTTCATGTTCTTGGTATGGATCTGAAGAATTTCCAAGCGTCCTGTAGCATCAGGGATTCCAATATCTACCTCCCTGTCAAAGCGACCTGTGGGATAGTGTGTGAACATAGACAGGGCTCATTTCTGGTCAAGAGGGAAGAAGGGACAGGCCTTAGGTGACCAAtcatcccagtttgcccaggactgtcctGGTTAGCAATGAAAGTCCTGTGTTCTGGGAAACCCCTCAGTCTcaggcaaaccaggatggttggtcaccctagacAGGACATGGGATAACTGAAAGGACTCCTGGGCCCTATCACTGCAAACAGCTTCAAGAAATCCTCAGAATTAGATGAAGGACAAACGTGGAATCAAAGAGATTAAGCCCAGTAGAGCCACCATCCCCTGATGAGCAAGGACAAGGCTGAAAGAAATTTGTGGTCCTTACCAAATCGCCGTAGGGCTGGGTCAATGCTATTGGGTCTGTTGGTTGCTGCCATGACAATCACATGTGCTCTTTGCTTTAGGCCATCCATGAGGGTCAACAACTGTGACACAATGCGTCGCTCCACCTCACCGTGGGTCTGTCAGGACAGGATGTCTGGTCAGAAGGGAAGTCAGGACCTTTCAACCCCCGACTATCCCCTCAGGTAAAttcctactttctctctcttgggAGCAATGGCATCCAGCTCATCAATGAAGATGATAGCAGGAGCATTCTTCTCCGCCTCCTCAAAGGCTTTACGAAGGTTGCTCTCAGACTCACCAGCCAACTTGCTCATGATCTCAGGACCTAAAAAGGATACAGAATGGAGGCAATGACAAAATTACATCCTTCTTCAATCCCAAAAGAAATCAAATATCTTGTCTGCCCAGTCCAGAGACAGATCCTGGGTGAAAATGTGGTAACCTCTGCCTATTTTCTCATAATCTTGACCAGCCACCATCCCAGGATAGACACCAGGCCAGGCTGGGGAGAAGCCAAAGGACTCAGTACACTTATCTCACTGTCGAGCTCAAAGTGTGAAAATGACAGCAGATGCACTGGGACCTCTGGCCAGAGCAGGAGAAGGAGCACACCAGTTGGACCTCTACCAGCTAAATATCATCCTCAAAGAGCCAGCTGATCTCAGCCAATCTTCCCCCAAACCTTCTCAAATAAATAGGCATATACTTTCTGAGTTCTCATTCTAACTCGCTCCCCCTAAACGTCTTCAGCCTGTCCACAGTTTTTCTCAAGGGGGACAGATCAGGGAGCACCAGAGTAAAATAACTTCCCCTTGTTGCTTATCTGTCTGTAATGTACCCCAACAGAAGAAAAAAGCTAAACTGTACATGAAAGCATGTGTGCAAATGAATGTGTCCATGCGTTTCCCAGCTCATGAGACTGGATCATGCTAAGCTCAGAGTTGGATCCAGCCAAACATAAGGTGAACCAAATCTCCTACCATTGATCAAGAAGAAGAAGGCTCCAGTCTCATTTGCTACAGCTCGAGCAATCAGGGTCTTCCCAGTCCCTGGCGGTCCATAGAGCAGGATTCCCCGAGGCGGCTGAGGACCAGTATAGAGGATGTGATTAGGTTCAGACTCTTACCTTCTCCCCACCTCATCCACCCTAAAATGGCTTCTCTAGGGCTCTATCTAGACAGAGTGAGAAACAGACCTCAATCCTGACACCAGTAAGAATGAGGTCTCAGCAGTAGCTGCTAGAGCAGTTTATTTCAAACCATACTCCTCTTATCAGCAAAGAAAATACCACTAAAAACCTGACAACACTTATGATTGCAACTTGCATAGGAGACTATGGGCAGAGAAACCACCCTAAGAAACTCTAGCGTGAGCCTGAAGATCCTAAGGACTAGGGAAAAGCAAGAGGCCATAAGGTCAAAGGCTTGACTTTAGACAGACAAGGGCCAAGGACTAGCTTAGCCACTAAGAGTGTTGTCAGAGGCTCACTCACTCGAGTAATCACAACCCTCCAGGATTTATCATCATGTTGGAATGCTTTTCCTTAGTGCCAACCACAAGTTTTCCTCTTTGAAGCTGTCTTTTCTGTGGCCTCATCCACAAGCAGCACAAGGGAAGTGCCCACatagaagataaaattatttgtGTGGTGCATGCTAGGGAAAGGGGTAATAGTTTCATCTTCAGTGTGTCCCATGATATGGAAATGGCTGGGAAGTTACATTCTagaccagcagttctcaaatGTTTTGGACTCAGGACCCTTTACACTCTGCAAATTTCCTTAACTTCTACTTCTATTGGCCAGCATTGTTCTAGACAGGGTGGTGAACTACGGTGAGATTTGTTTCTATAGGGTCCATGAGATAACAATGGCTTTTACGTTTTTAAAGGgttgtgataaaaaaaaaaagatatgcaacAGAGAACTTAATTGGCCCTCTCTGTTCCAATCCATTAGTAGCTTTAATGAAATTACTGTCCTCTATAAACACAAAGAATTTAACACTGCCTCTCTAATCCAAGGCAACAATGAAATATATGTATGAAAACAGCCCCTGGGATTAGACACCCAATAGTCATTAATCACCTCCCTCGACTATATCCCACAGAGCCCAGGATGCTCACCTTCACACCAATTGCCTTAAAAAGGGCAGGATGTCTCAAGGGCAGCTCCACCATCTCCTTTATCTGAGCTAGCTGTTTCCTGCAGCCGCCAATGTCATCATAGCCCACTTCATTCAAGGACTCTTCCTCATCCTGAATATGCAGAaggcaaagaaaatgagaaggcaggagtTATCAGCAAAAGTATCAGCAAAAGTTGAGTTTCTCCAAATCTGTTCACAATCTGTTGTAGAGAAATCTGCTGTATAAGAGGATTCTCCTCTAAGGGGATCCTGCCTCTAAGAACAACTCTAAAAACCCCAAGGCAAAGATTTCTAGCATAACCTTTCCCTCTCATACTGTCCTTAGTCTTACTGGGAAGGGCTCCCCTAAGACCTGAAGCTGGAAACTCTGGGAAATGGGCAGAAGTCTGGATGCCATCATCAGCATCACTTCTTCAAAAATTATTCCAACCACTTAGATCCTCTGGGTTCaatctagattttttaaattactggtaTCACATACTTCCAAGAAACCTCCCAGGCCCAGGAATGAATAGCTAGGCGGTTTCCCATCTCTGGAAAGAAGCTCAGTGCCAGAGAacactcagtctttttttttttttttttttttttaattttttaattaatttatttatttttcccccaaagccccagtagatagttgtatgtcatggttgcacatccttctagttgctgtatgtgggacatggcgtcagcatggccagagaagcggttcctcggtgcgtaccggggatccgaacccaggccgccagcagcggagtgcgcacacttaaccgctaagccacgaggccggcccagaaCACTCAGTCTTGATAGCTACCACATGACTGCCTCACTGAGTACTCATGAGATCGGGTATCGGGATCATGGAGAGAACTCACCTCTCGTTTGATAGGCTCTCCTTCACAGTGGATCACTGTGTCTGGAGCAACAATGCAGTAAGGGCTGGGATCTGTCTCCACTACTTTGAACTCTACAGCACGCATTCCACCCCGGACAAGGAAAATGTCTCCTGTGAGAGCAATCAGCACAAGGACAGTTAGAGGCGTCACCTGCAAGACCACATGAGAATTCCTCATCAGAACATAGGGTCTAGAATGCCAAGTTCACTAAACATtgccctttctccttcccacCATCTTATTAAGCATTAGGTAAGAGGAGATAGCTAAACTGTAATGAGTCCCTCTGCCACTTAGAGAATAGTGAACAAAACCTGATGTGCCATAAGTCCATAAGGCTTTTGACTTCTGAGGTATAGGTAAACCAAGTTTTCACAAACACCACCAACGGTAGAGCTGTGCTAAATATTAAATACACTTTGGACTGTGACACAGCCAAAACGGCCCACCTCCTCCTTCAGAGATACAAAAGAAGATAGCTTACTCTACGGGACCAGGGAGTGGGAATGGGAGA encodes the following:
- the VCP gene encoding transitional endoplasmic reticulum ATPase — translated: MASGADSKGDDLSTAILKQKNRPNRLIVDEAINEDNSVVSLSQPKMDELQLFRGDTVLLKGKKRREAVCIVLSDDTCSDEKIRMNRVVRNNLRVHLGDVISIQPCPDVKYGKRIHVLPIDDTVEGITGNLFEVYLKPYFLEAYRPIRKGDIFLVRGGMRAVEFKVVETDPSPYCIVAPDTVIHCEGEPIKREDEEESLNEVGYDDIGGCRKQLAQIKEMVELPLRHPALFKAIGVKPPRGILLYGPPGTGKTLIARAVANETGAFFFLINGPEIMSKLAGESESNLRKAFEEAEKNAPAIIFIDELDAIAPKREKTHGEVERRIVSQLLTLMDGLKQRAHVIVMAATNRPNSIDPALRRFGRFDREVDIGIPDATGRLEILQIHTKNMKLADDVDLEQVANETHGHVGADLAALCSEAALQAIRKKMDLIDLEDETIDAEVMNSLAVTMDDFRWALSQSNPSALRETVVEVPQVTWEDIGGLEDVKRELQELVQYPVEHPDKFLKFGMTPSKGVLFYGPPGCGKTLLAKAIANECQANFISIKGPELLTMWFGESEANVREIFDKARQAAPCVLFFDELDSIAKARGGNIGDGGGAADRVINQILTEMDGMSTKKNVFIIGATNRPDIIDPAILRPGRLDQLIYIPLPDEKSRVAILKANLRKSPVAKDVDLEFLAKMTNGFSGADLTEICQRACKLAIRESIESEIRRERERQTNAMEVEEDDPVPEIRRDHFEEAMRFARRSVSDNDIRKYEMFAQTLQQSRGFGSFRFPSGNQGGAGPSQGSGGGTGGSVYTEDNDDDLYG